One window from the genome of Aeromonas sp. FDAARGOS 1405 encodes:
- the ppk2 gene encoding polyphosphate kinase 2, which translates to MPKDKSKKQPRLDKKCYEHHLAHLQEELVKLQEWVKQEGLKVVVLFEGRDAAGKGGVIKAITEPLNPRVCRVTALPAPSDRERSQWYFQRYVAHLPAAGEMVLFDRSWYNRAGVERVMSFCSDAEYREFLRACPEFERMLIRSGITLIKYWFSVSDEEQEKRFKERINTPIKRWKFSPMDLQSRSRWVEYSRAKDDMFTYTDTEDCPWFVVEADDKRRARLNCIAHLLGKVPYEVIHYEPISLPPIKTEGYERPPLTSQHFVPDITADLET; encoded by the coding sequence ATGCCGAAGGACAAGAGCAAGAAGCAGCCACGTCTGGACAAGAAATGCTATGAGCACCACCTTGCCCATCTGCAGGAGGAGCTGGTCAAGCTCCAGGAGTGGGTCAAACAGGAGGGGTTGAAGGTAGTGGTACTGTTCGAGGGACGGGACGCAGCTGGCAAGGGGGGCGTCATCAAGGCGATCACCGAGCCCCTCAATCCCCGGGTCTGCCGGGTTACAGCGCTGCCCGCCCCCTCCGATCGTGAGCGCTCCCAATGGTACTTTCAGCGTTATGTGGCCCACCTGCCCGCCGCTGGCGAGATGGTGCTGTTTGACCGCTCCTGGTACAACCGGGCCGGGGTCGAGCGGGTGATGAGCTTTTGTAGCGACGCCGAGTATCGCGAGTTTCTGCGCGCCTGCCCCGAGTTTGAGCGAATGCTGATCCGCTCCGGCATCACACTGATCAAATACTGGTTCTCGGTCTCCGATGAGGAGCAGGAGAAGCGCTTCAAGGAGCGGATCAACACCCCCATCAAGCGCTGGAAGTTCAGCCCGATGGATTTGCAGTCCCGCTCGCGCTGGGTGGAGTACTCACGCGCCAAGGATGACATGTTCACCTACACCGACACCGAGGATTGCCCCTGGTTCGTGGTAGAAGCGGACGACAAGCGCCGTGCCCGCCTCAACTGCATCGCCCACCTGCTGGGCAAGGTGCCCTATGAGGTGATCCACTATGAGCCCATCAGCCTCCCCCCCATCAAGACCGAAGGGTATGAGCGCCCGCCCCTGACCAGCCAGCACTTCGTACCGGATATCACTGCCGACCTCGAGACCTGA
- a CDS encoding ABC transporter substrate-binding protein translates to MKIRLTLSALFVASLLATPAMAKEWKTVRFGVEGAYPPFSWTDASGEIKGFDIDLASALCQQMAVKCELVAQDWDGMIPALLSRKYDAIIAAMSITDERRQKVDFTEKYAHIPNRFVAAKGTELTLTPEGMAGKRIGVQRATTHDKYLTDNFGSNVTIVRYGNADEAYLDLKAGRVLALLADASAIEQGLLGKEGGDKFDYVGPALTDRQWFGDGMGIAVRKSDKELKGKLDEAIKVLRANGTYQQINQKYFKYDIYGG, encoded by the coding sequence ATGAAGATCAGACTGACCCTCTCAGCCCTGTTTGTTGCCAGCCTGCTGGCCACCCCCGCCATGGCCAAGGAGTGGAAAACCGTGCGCTTCGGGGTGGAGGGGGCCTACCCGCCCTTCTCCTGGACCGATGCATCGGGCGAGATCAAGGGGTTTGATATCGATCTCGCCAGCGCCCTGTGTCAGCAGATGGCGGTCAAGTGCGAGTTGGTGGCGCAGGATTGGGACGGCATGATCCCGGCCCTGCTGTCGCGTAAATACGATGCCATCATCGCCGCCATGTCGATCACCGACGAGCGGCGCCAGAAGGTCGATTTCACCGAGAAATATGCCCATATTCCGAATCGCTTTGTGGCGGCCAAGGGGACCGAGCTGACGCTGACCCCGGAAGGCATGGCGGGCAAGCGCATCGGGGTGCAGCGTGCCACCACCCACGACAAGTACCTGACCGACAATTTTGGCTCGAATGTCACCATAGTCCGCTACGGCAATGCCGATGAGGCCTATCTCGATCTGAAAGCGGGTCGGGTGCTGGCCCTGTTGGCCGATGCCTCTGCCATCGAGCAGGGACTGCTTGGCAAAGAGGGGGGCGACAAGTTCGACTATGTGGGGCCCGCCCTGACCGATCGCCAGTGGTTTGGTGATGGTATGGGGATCGCCGTGCGCAAGAGCGATAAGGAGCTCAAGGGCAAGCTGGACGAGGCGATCAAGGTACTGCGTGCCAATGGCACCTATCAGCAGATCAACCAGAAGTACTTCAAGTACGATATATATGGTGGTTGA
- a CDS encoding M48 family metalloprotease, producing MARFSPLMASLPLLASLMGATFHAEANNQLPDIGTAGVAALPIEQEVRYGNAFMRFARAGLPIIDDPVLSQYIDDLGQRLLTNADGVRFPFTFFLINDPSINAAAFLGGRVKVHTGLFLYADSESELASVLAHEITHVTQRHIARYMEAQASSSAVTLAGLVGSIALAVINPTAGIAALQTTLGLSMQSAINYTRDNEYEADRIGMKTLYDAGFDPMGMANFFQKLAAEYRYASKPPEMLLTHPLPETRISEARARAGSYGRRDLPPSLDFWLAKVRIQVRFGTDTPQGLLSYFDTRIQKGDYPLKDAAIYGKALALIQLKRTDEADTLMQELAARHPEDLFIVDAQTDIDLAKGRSAQAIARLEKFRSRMPDNEVVVVNLGNAYLESGNYKKSIAILDPYARAHEENNLAWNLLSDAYRKAGRMTELHMARAEMLSLRGDYQAAIDELIVARGTTSDRMTLARLEARITELERAKKDLDSLKG from the coding sequence GTGGCACGTTTTTCCCCCCTGATGGCATCGCTTCCCCTGCTGGCTTCCCTGATGGGCGCCACGTTTCATGCCGAGGCCAACAATCAGCTTCCCGACATCGGCACGGCCGGGGTTGCTGCCCTGCCCATCGAGCAGGAAGTGCGTTACGGCAACGCTTTTATGCGCTTTGCCCGTGCGGGTCTGCCGATCATCGATGATCCGGTGCTGAGCCAGTACATTGACGATCTGGGTCAGCGATTGCTGACCAACGCCGATGGGGTACGTTTCCCGTTTACCTTCTTCCTCATCAATGATCCCAGCATCAACGCGGCCGCCTTCCTCGGTGGGCGAGTCAAGGTGCACACCGGCCTCTTCCTCTACGCCGACAGCGAGAGCGAGCTGGCCTCGGTACTGGCCCACGAAATTACCCACGTGACCCAACGCCATATCGCCCGTTACATGGAGGCGCAGGCGAGCAGTTCGGCTGTGACTCTGGCCGGTCTGGTTGGCTCCATCGCGCTGGCGGTGATCAACCCGACCGCCGGTATCGCCGCGCTGCAGACCACGCTGGGCCTCTCCATGCAGTCCGCCATCAACTACACCCGTGACAACGAATATGAAGCGGATCGCATCGGCATGAAGACGCTCTATGATGCCGGTTTCGATCCCATGGGGATGGCCAATTTCTTCCAGAAACTGGCTGCCGAGTACCGTTACGCCAGCAAGCCGCCGGAAATGCTGCTCACTCACCCGCTGCCGGAGACCCGGATCAGCGAGGCACGCGCTCGGGCGGGCAGCTATGGCCGCCGCGACTTGCCGCCCAGCCTCGACTTCTGGCTGGCCAAGGTACGTATTCAGGTCCGTTTTGGTACCGATACCCCGCAGGGGCTGCTGAGCTACTTCGATACCCGGATCCAGAAGGGGGATTACCCGCTCAAGGATGCCGCCATCTATGGCAAGGCGCTGGCGCTGATCCAGCTCAAGCGCACCGACGAAGCTGATACTCTGATGCAAGAGCTGGCGGCCCGTCATCCGGAAGATCTCTTTATCGTCGATGCCCAGACCGACATCGATCTGGCCAAGGGACGCAGTGCCCAGGCCATCGCGCGCCTCGAGAAGTTCCGCAGCCGGATGCCGGATAACGAAGTGGTGGTGGTCAACCTAGGTAACGCCTACCTCGAGAGCGGCAACTACAAGAAGTCCATCGCCATCCTCGACCCCTATGCCCGTGCGCATGAAGAGAACAATCTGGCCTGGAACCTGCTCTCCGACGCCTATCGCAAGGCGGGCAGAATGACCGAGCTGCATATGGCGCGGGCCGAGATGCTCTCGCTGCGCGGGGATTATCAGGCGGCCATCGACGAACTGATCGTGGCGCGCGGTACCACCAGCGACCGGATGACTCTGGCTCGTCTGGAGGCGCGCATCACCGAACTGGAACGCGCCAAGAAGGATCTCGACAGCCTCAAGGGCTAA
- a CDS encoding ABC transporter ATP-binding protein, producing the protein MAEVVLNNVRKNYDPAVHKDTLRNINLSIKEGEFIVFVGPSGCGKSTLLRMIAGLEDITSGELTIGGRYMNDVPPVERNVGMVFQSYALYPHMNIYENMAFGLKLKKMDKENIHKRVMRAAEILGLEPLLDRKPKALSGGQRQRVAIGRSIVQQPQVFLFDEPLSNLDAALRVKMRIEIAKLHKELNSTIIYVTHDQVEAMTLADKIVVLSPLKADAASNLEQFGSPLDLYHNPDNKFVAGFIGSPKMNFLAGELLEIGEQECVVKLTSGDTVRARVDARSGAVGDKVELGIRPEHLVPLSHAHADSKLSGLVQVAEHLGAESFVYMDVDGHDFTVKTTSDVDVATGQTYSVGIPAEACYLFDAKEQAFPRTAKYIRT; encoded by the coding sequence ATGGCTGAAGTAGTACTCAACAACGTTCGCAAAAATTACGATCCGGCTGTTCACAAGGACACCCTGCGCAACATCAACCTCTCCATCAAGGAGGGCGAATTCATTGTCTTCGTCGGCCCGTCCGGCTGTGGTAAATCCACCCTGCTACGGATGATCGCGGGTCTCGAGGACATCACCAGTGGTGAGTTGACCATCGGCGGTCGCTATATGAATGACGTGCCGCCAGTCGAGCGTAACGTGGGCATGGTATTCCAGTCCTACGCCCTCTATCCCCACATGAACATCTACGAGAACATGGCCTTCGGTCTGAAGCTCAAGAAGATGGACAAGGAGAACATCCACAAGCGGGTGATGCGCGCCGCCGAGATCCTGGGTCTTGAGCCGCTGCTGGACAGAAAGCCCAAGGCGCTCTCCGGTGGTCAGCGTCAGCGGGTTGCCATCGGTCGCTCCATTGTGCAGCAGCCGCAGGTGTTCCTGTTTGACGAGCCGCTCTCCAACCTGGATGCCGCGCTGCGGGTCAAGATGCGGATCGAGATTGCCAAGCTGCACAAAGAGCTCAACTCCACCATCATCTACGTGACCCACGATCAGGTGGAAGCGATGACCCTGGCAGACAAGATTGTGGTGCTAAGCCCACTCAAGGCTGATGCGGCCAGTAACCTGGAGCAGTTTGGTTCACCGCTGGATCTTTACCATAACCCGGACAACAAGTTCGTGGCGGGCTTTATCGGCTCTCCCAAGATGAACTTCCTGGCAGGCGAGTTGCTAGAAATTGGCGAGCAGGAGTGCGTGGTTAAGCTGACCTCTGGCGATACCGTGCGTGCCCGGGTCGATGCCCGCAGTGGCGCGGTCGGTGACAAGGTGGAGCTGGGTATACGTCCCGAGCATCTGGTACCGCTGAGCCATGCTCATGCCGACAGCAAGCTGAGCGGTCTGGTGCAGGTGGCCGAGCATCTGGGGGCCGAGTCTTTCGTCTATATGGATGTGGATGGCCACGACTTCACCGTCAAGACAACCTCGGATGTGGATGTGGCGACCGGTCAGACCTATAGTGTGGGTATTCCGGCGGAAGCCTGCTACCTGTTCGATGCCAAGGAGCAGGCGTTCCCGCGCACGGCCAAATATATCCGTACCTGA
- a CDS encoding DUF2069 domain-containing protein, with amino-acid sequence MSTRFARWLTLVGFFGLLGWVILWHLWLSPHPDLNPWLLPVIWTVPLLFPLKGIVQGNPYTHAWGNFVLMPYFLHALTLITTDEGERWLAVVELLFTTLAFVGTIYYARLRGRELGLSIRKKKDEAN; translated from the coding sequence GTGAGCACCCGCTTCGCACGTTGGCTGACCCTGGTCGGCTTCTTCGGCCTGCTGGGCTGGGTCATCCTCTGGCATCTGTGGCTGTCACCCCATCCTGACCTCAACCCCTGGCTGCTGCCGGTGATCTGGACGGTGCCGCTGCTCTTCCCCCTCAAGGGGATAGTGCAGGGCAACCCCTACACCCACGCCTGGGGCAACTTCGTGTTGATGCCCTATTTCCTGCACGCACTTACCCTGATCACTACAGATGAGGGGGAGCGGTGGCTGGCGGTGGTGGAGCTGCTGTTCACCACCCTCGCCTTTGTCGGCACCATCTATTACGCCCGACTGCGTGGTCGGGAACTTGGCCTCAGCATTCGCAAAAAGAAAGACGAAGCCAACTGA
- a CDS encoding TlpA disulfide reductase family protein produces MVRVSGIGKELKRICWLIVAGLLGACTPAPEFTDATGQSVSLRHFAGKPLLVNYFAPWCAPCLREMPRLNALAEEGEIAVVAINYDPTTPAELGQLATRYEIKVPLLIANAEASLPFPRPGALPTSYLLDSEGKLKQTLIGELDPSNIEMLKAAASSVSH; encoded by the coding sequence ATGGTCAGGGTAAGCGGCATTGGAAAGGAATTGAAACGAATTTGTTGGCTGATTGTGGCTGGCCTGCTGGGCGCCTGCACGCCCGCCCCCGAATTTACCGATGCAACAGGGCAGTCGGTCAGCCTGCGCCACTTTGCCGGCAAGCCGCTGCTGGTCAACTACTTCGCCCCCTGGTGCGCCCCCTGTCTGCGGGAGATGCCGCGCCTCAACGCGCTGGCGGAGGAAGGCGAGATCGCTGTGGTAGCGATCAACTACGACCCGACCACGCCGGCAGAGCTGGGGCAACTGGCAACCCGATATGAGATCAAGGTGCCGCTGCTGATTGCCAATGCGGAGGCCAGCCTCCCCTTCCCTCGTCCGGGCGCCCTGCCTACCAGCTATCTGCTCGATAGCGAGGGCAAGCTCAAGCAGACGCTGATCGGTGAACTGGACCCGTCGAACATCGAGATGCTCAAGGCGGCCGCCAGCAGCGTGAGTCACTAG
- a CDS encoding ACP phosphodiesterase, producing MNFLAHLHLAAHTRSSLTGNLLGDFVKGTLPTGLATHFDEGIWLHRKIDAFTDGHLEHKAAVACFEAPWRRFGGIVVDMIYDHWLSQHWGLFSTEPLPRFLQRSYDQLLADHPRLPDGLPRPLKRMAEQNWIASYRHREGLGQALNGIGRRLRRPVPLGEALLTLDESQWQTCEAGFLRFYPQLMDFSQQQLAQYRAAQRGTVIPLDRPASP from the coding sequence ATGAATTTTCTGGCCCATCTCCATCTGGCTGCCCACACCCGAAGCTCCCTCACCGGCAATCTGCTCGGCGATTTCGTCAAAGGCACGCTGCCCACGGGGCTTGCCACCCACTTTGATGAGGGGATCTGGCTGCACCGCAAAATTGACGCCTTCACCGATGGTCATCTCGAGCACAAGGCGGCCGTCGCCTGTTTCGAGGCCCCCTGGCGCCGCTTTGGCGGCATAGTGGTGGATATGATCTACGACCACTGGCTGAGCCAGCACTGGGGGCTGTTCAGCACCGAGCCCCTGCCCCGCTTCCTGCAACGCAGTTATGACCAGCTATTGGCGGATCACCCACGCCTGCCGGATGGACTGCCACGCCCCCTCAAGCGGATGGCCGAGCAGAACTGGATCGCCTCCTACCGCCACAGGGAGGGGCTGGGGCAAGCGCTGAATGGCATCGGTCGCCGCCTGCGCCGCCCGGTACCACTGGGAGAGGCGCTGCTGACCCTCGATGAATCGCAGTGGCAAACATGCGAGGCGGGGTTTCTGCGCTTCTATCCCCAGCTGATGGACTTTAGCCAGCAACAGCTGGCCCAATATCGGGCAGCGCAAAGGGGCACAGTGATCCCTCTGGATAGGCCTGCTTCCCCATAA
- a CDS encoding MipA/OmpV family protein, translated as MTFFRQIRAAGLTALLLAAAMPARADIDLGAMDLLTSDSPTSPVPQGFVAGAALIGGQARYEAQDNALYAIPGFIYFGDDFMFLGDRARYYFHKDENVALYGYGRVRFGNLDPEDSLAFSGMEQRKWQLEGGIGGNIITPYALLTVRANSDVTGRSKGQELLLWADFPILRDNLLIMPGMGLMLRSDKMANYYFGGISESEATAQRPAWDTGTTLSPMAALITSYRFSPNWIGMFAMNYEWYDRDIKNSPIVQHDGELYAGFALGYIL; from the coding sequence ATGACCTTTTTTCGTCAAATCAGAGCGGCAGGGCTGACGGCCCTGCTCCTCGCTGCCGCCATGCCAGCGCGTGCCGATATCGATCTTGGCGCCATGGATCTGCTCACCAGCGACAGCCCTACCAGCCCGGTGCCACAGGGCTTTGTCGCCGGTGCGGCGCTCATCGGGGGACAGGCCCGTTATGAAGCGCAGGACAACGCCCTCTACGCCATCCCGGGCTTTATCTACTTCGGCGACGACTTTATGTTTCTGGGAGATCGGGCCCGCTATTACTTCCACAAGGATGAGAACGTGGCCCTCTACGGCTATGGCCGGGTCCGTTTTGGCAATCTGGATCCCGAGGATTCGCTCGCTTTCAGTGGTATGGAGCAGCGAAAATGGCAGCTGGAAGGCGGGATCGGTGGCAACATCATCACCCCCTACGCCCTGCTGACCGTGCGTGCTAACAGCGATGTCACCGGCCGCAGCAAGGGACAGGAGCTGCTGCTGTGGGCCGATTTCCCCATCCTGCGTGACAACCTGCTGATCATGCCGGGGATGGGGCTGATGCTGCGCAGCGACAAGATGGCCAACTACTACTTCGGCGGCATCTCCGAGAGCGAGGCCACCGCCCAGCGGCCCGCTTGGGATACCGGTACCACCCTCTCCCCGATGGCGGCCCTCATCACCAGCTACCGCTTCAGCCCCAACTGGATTGGCATGTTTGCCATGAACTACGAATGGTATGATCGGGACATCAAAAACAGCCCCATCGTCCAGCACGATGGCGAACTATACGCAGGATTTGCCCTCGGCTATATCTTGTAA
- a CDS encoding alpha/beta fold hydrolase gives MKQFMEIAGRRMAYLDEGQGPVLLFGHSYLWDSAMWAPQIEALKGSYRCIVPELWGHGDSDLLPEGACTLATLARDHLALLDALGVDEFVLVGLSIGGMWGVELARMVPNRLKGLVLMDSFVGLEPQITCERYLDMLAMIEQLGTIPAPIVEQVAPLFFANQPDEALMSGFKARLETWPKDKIAAMVAVGRSFVTREDRIEWLEEITTPALVMTGCEDKARPVLEGYLMAEVLGCPFKEIPAAGHISSLENPAFVNQQLSEFLAAL, from the coding sequence ATGAAGCAATTTATGGAGATAGCGGGTCGCCGGATGGCCTATCTGGATGAAGGGCAAGGGCCGGTGCTGCTGTTTGGCCATAGCTACCTGTGGGACAGCGCCATGTGGGCGCCGCAAATCGAGGCGCTCAAAGGGAGCTATCGCTGCATCGTTCCCGAGCTGTGGGGCCACGGTGATTCTGATCTGCTCCCCGAAGGTGCCTGCACGCTGGCAACCCTGGCGCGGGATCACCTGGCGCTGCTCGATGCCCTCGGAGTCGATGAGTTCGTGCTGGTGGGTCTCTCCATCGGTGGCATGTGGGGTGTGGAGCTGGCACGCATGGTGCCAAACCGCCTTAAGGGGCTGGTGCTGATGGACAGCTTCGTTGGCCTCGAGCCGCAGATCACCTGCGAGCGTTACCTCGACATGCTGGCGATGATCGAGCAGCTCGGCACCATTCCGGCGCCCATCGTCGAACAGGTGGCGCCGCTCTTTTTTGCCAATCAGCCCGATGAAGCGCTGATGAGCGGTTTCAAGGCGCGCCTTGAAACCTGGCCAAAGGATAAGATTGCCGCCATGGTGGCGGTGGGCCGCAGCTTTGTGACCCGCGAAGATCGCATCGAGTGGCTGGAGGAGATCACCACTCCCGCGCTGGTGATGACCGGCTGCGAAGATAAAGCCCGTCCAGTGCTGGAGGGCTATCTGATGGCCGAGGTGCTGGGTTGTCCGTTCAAGGAGATCCCGGCGGCTGGCCACATCTCGTCGCTGGAAAATCCGGCCTTCGTTAATCAGCAACTGAGCGAATTTCTGGCTGCGCTATAA
- a CDS encoding sulfurtransferase TusA family protein — MEILDLTPWRCPEPLIRLKLWLRGAKSGQTVTIRLADAGSRQDIPAYLHRQGHHVEVQQEADKTLSLQLVVGAKQPS; from the coding sequence ATGGAAATTCTCGACCTGACCCCCTGGCGCTGCCCCGAGCCGCTGATCCGGCTCAAGCTCTGGTTAAGGGGGGCCAAAAGCGGTCAAACCGTCACCATCCGGCTGGCCGATGCGGGCTCCCGGCAGGATATTCCGGCCTATCTGCACCGTCAGGGCCACCATGTCGAGGTGCAGCAAGAAGCGGACAAAACCCTCTCTTTGCAGTTGGTTGTCGGGGCGAAACAACCATCTTGA
- a CDS encoding AI-2E family transporter, translating to MLEVLKRWYQTRFSDPDAVTLFLLLVFCFTIIWLFGDLLAPLLVALVMAYLLEWPVARLQKAGLSRTLATSVILILFIAVAVASLLGLIPTLVSQGINLAKEAPAMLTHAQDYVRTLPDKYPELIDVSLVETVIDNIRQRILSGGEHLVSASLSSLVNVVAIMIYLILVPLMVFFMLKDKRVLMGSLRRFLPRNRTLVNRVWVEMNNQIINYIRGKVIEILIVGIATYVPFALMGLRYSVLLAVAVGFSVLIPYIGAAVVTVPVAMVALFQWGLTPEFAWLMVAYLVIQALDGNLLVPVLFSEAVNLHPVAIIIAVLVFGGLWGFWGVFFAIPLATLVKAVINAWPKREEMPGAAK from the coding sequence ATGTTAGAAGTATTGAAGCGCTGGTATCAGACCCGTTTTTCCGATCCCGATGCCGTTACCCTTTTCCTGTTGCTGGTGTTCTGCTTCACCATCATCTGGCTGTTTGGCGATCTGCTGGCCCCCCTGCTGGTGGCGCTGGTAATGGCCTATCTGCTGGAGTGGCCGGTCGCCCGGCTGCAAAAAGCGGGGCTGTCGCGCACCCTGGCCACCAGCGTCATTCTGATCCTCTTTATTGCGGTAGCAGTCGCCTCCTTGCTGGGTCTTATTCCGACGCTGGTGAGCCAAGGGATCAATCTGGCCAAAGAGGCGCCGGCCATGCTGACCCACGCTCAGGATTATGTGCGCACCCTGCCTGACAAATACCCCGAGCTCATCGACGTCAGTCTGGTGGAGACCGTCATCGACAATATTCGCCAGCGCATCCTCAGTGGCGGCGAGCATCTGGTAAGCGCCTCCCTCAGTTCGCTGGTCAACGTGGTCGCCATCATGATTTACCTCATTCTGGTGCCGCTGATGGTCTTCTTTATGCTCAAGGACAAGCGGGTCTTGATGGGCAGCCTGCGCCGCTTCCTGCCGCGCAACCGCACCTTGGTCAACCGGGTGTGGGTCGAGATGAACAACCAGATCATCAACTACATCCGTGGCAAGGTGATCGAGATCCTGATCGTCGGCATCGCCACCTATGTCCCCTTCGCCCTGATGGGGCTGCGCTACTCGGTGCTGCTGGCGGTCGCGGTCGGCTTCTCGGTGCTGATCCCCTATATCGGCGCCGCCGTGGTGACCGTACCGGTAGCCATGGTCGCCCTGTTCCAGTGGGGGCTCACCCCGGAGTTTGCCTGGCTGATGGTGGCCTATCTGGTCATTCAGGCTCTTGATGGCAACCTGCTGGTGCCGGTGCTTTTCTCGGAAGCGGTCAACCTCCATCCGGTGGCCATCATCATCGCCGTGCTGGTCTTCGGCGGCTTGTGGGGATTCTGGGGAGTCTTCTTCGCCATTCCCCTCGCAACCCTGGTCAAGGCGGTGATCAATGCCTGGCCAAAACGCGAAGAGATGCCCGGTGCCGCAAAATAA
- the arsC gene encoding arsenate reductase (glutaredoxin) (This arsenate reductase requires both glutathione and glutaredoxin to convert arsenate to arsenite, after which the efflux transporter formed by ArsA and ArsB can extrude the arsenite from the cell, providing resistance.) — protein MSETQIYHNPRCSKSRETLALLEQHGIAPDVVLYLEQAPSEDEIRNLLSLLGFSDPRQLMRTKEDLYKELGLSEVNGDALIRAMHQHPKLIERPIVIKNGQARIGRPPEQVLEILK, from the coding sequence ATGAGCGAGACCCAAATCTACCACAATCCGCGCTGCTCCAAGAGTCGCGAAACCCTGGCCCTGCTGGAACAGCACGGGATCGCCCCTGATGTGGTGCTCTATCTGGAGCAGGCCCCGAGCGAAGATGAGATCCGCAACCTGCTCTCTCTGCTCGGTTTTAGCGATCCGCGCCAGCTGATGCGCACCAAGGAAGATCTCTACAAGGAGCTGGGCCTCAGTGAAGTGAACGGCGACGCCCTTATTCGTGCCATGCACCAGCATCCCAAGCTGATCGAGCGCCCCATTGTCATCAAGAATGGACAGGCCCGTATTGGTCGCCCGCCGGAGCAGGTGCTGGAGATCCTCAAGTGA